Genomic DNA from Flavobacterium sp. N502540:
TGCGAAATCAAGATTTTGCAAACATTCGATATTATTATTCAATTGTTTCACAGAGCTTGCTCCGATCAAAACTGAAGTAATTCGTTTGTCCTTTTGGAGCCATGACAAAGCCATTTGAGCCAAAGACTGGTTTCTGTTTCCGGCAATTTCGTTCAACTGAACTAATTTCTGTATGCGTTCTTGTGTAACCTCATCTTCTTTCAAATGTCCGTTTGGATTATGTGCCCTTGAGTTTTCAGGGATTCCGTTTAGATATTTATCCGTCAGAAGTCCTTGTGCCAATGGAGAAAACGCAATACAGCCTACTCCTTTTTCTTCGAGAACATCTAACAAACCATTTTCTACCCAACGCTCCAGCATAGAATACTTTGCCTGATGAATCAAACATGGTGTTCCTAATTGCTTCAAAACATCTACAGCTACTCTGGTTTGTTCCGCCGAATAGTTACTTATTCCCACATACAAAGCTTTTCCGCTTCTCACAGCATAATCTAAAGCCATCATCGTTTCCTCAATTGGAGTTTCAGGATCCGGACGATGCGAATAAAAAATATCCACATAATCTACTTTCATTCTTTTTAAACTCTGATCCAGACTTGACAGCAAATATTTACGAGAGCCCCAATCTCCATAAGGCCCATCCCACATGGTGTAGCCTGCTTTGGTCGAGATAATGATTTCGTCTCTTAAATTTCCCTGAAAGTTATGCCAGAGTATTTTTCCAAAATTAGTTTCTGCAGATCCGGGAACCGGTCCATAATTATTGGCCAGATCATAATGTGTAATTCCTTTATCAAAAGCTTCAACGGCAATACATTCTGCAGTATCAAAATTATCTACCGATCCGAAATTATGCCACAATCCTAAAGAAATCTGAGGCAGTAACAATCCGCTTTTTCCACATCTGTTATATTTCATTGTTGTAATTATAAGTTTTATAGCATTTAAAGGTAGAAACAAACCCCATTATTTTAAAAGCAAATAGTGCTTTATTTTTGTAAATTTGTTTAAACAATAAATTTATGGAAAATAACTGGCAAAACTTAATTTCAATCGATCCGGCATTCGGTTTGGCAAACCTGTGATTGCAGGAAACCGAATTTGCGTCTCAAACATTCTTTCCTGGCTATCTACAGCTATGACTTTCGAAGAAATTATAGCTGATTTTCCCGAACTAAAAAAAGAGCATATTTTAGCGGCTTTAGCCTTTGCTGCAAACAGGGAAAATATTACAAATCAAATTTTATAACTGTTTCATTCAGTACTAAAACAAGAAGCAGGCAAATTCACTTTATTAAACAGATCAGATTGAATTGTATTTCCCCAGGCAAAACGAACCTTAACCGGATTTTTAACTTTTTTACTGCTTACTACGACCTGATCGTTTCTAATTAAGGCTTCGGCTGTATAGAAAATACCATCTGCCCCTGCAACTTCAAACTGGTTGGACACCCCGTTTTTAAAATACAGACCATCAGCACAATCAAAAGAAAGAGTTACCATCTCTTTATCGATTTTAAAACTCTTAAAAAGCGGTCCATTAACCAACCCAATAGTACTTTTATAAGTGTTTGCCAAAGCCAGATTGGCTAAACGGACTCCCACTGTCTTTTTATCTTTGGGATGAATTTCTTTTACATCTGAAATGTCACTGGTTACAATCATTCCGGTATTTGAAACTTCTTTGAGTAATTTTCTCTGTGAATTTCTTATGATGACATTATGAAAATTATTACTTCCTGTTTTAAAAGGGGCAATTTGTACATAATAAAATGGGAAATCATCGTTCCAGACTTTCCGCCATGAGGTAATCAAAGCCGATAATGTTTTGTCATATACTAAAGAACCAACATTCGATTCTCCCTGATACCAAATTGTTCCGGCAATCTTGTATCCAACCAAAGGATAGATCATCGCATTGTACGCACGTCCCGGCTGTCTGGGCCCATACTCCTGCTCATTTAATTTTCTTGCATTTTCCAACAAAACGGGATCATTCTGAACGACTTCTGCGGGTATCCAAACTTCTGCGGGAGTACCTCCCCAGTTGGAAGATATTAACCCAATTGGAACATTCTTTAGTTCTTCTCTTAAGCGTTTGGCAAAAAAATAACCAACAGCACTAAAGTATTTCATGGTTTCGGGAGTCGATTCTGTCCAGTTACCAAGCAGATTGTTCTGTTGCGTTGTAGCCGTTAATTTCGGAACGTTAAAAAATCGAATATTAGGATTTACTGCATTTTTAGTTTCTTCCTCGCCATTGTCAATTCCCCAGCTTGATGACATTTCCATATTCGATTGCCCCGAACAAATCCAAACTTCTCCTATCAAAATGTTTTTAAGAATAATTTCGTTGTACCCTTTGATGGAAATTACATAGGGGCCACCGGCTTCGGGTGTTTTTATTTTCAGCTCCCATTGTGCCAGATTGTTTGCTTTAACTTTATACTCGATATTGCTCCAGTCAACCACTAATCTGATTTCTTCCTGCGGATTGGCCCAACCCCAAATCTTAACTTCAGCATTGCGCTGTAAAACCATATTATCACCAAAAATATTGGGTAGAGAGACATTTGCCATCATAAAACCGGGAATAATCATCAGAAAGAGAACAAACTTAAACATATTATTTTTCATCGTATCGCTTTTTTAAGAGAACCTGCTTAGCTGACTATTGCCAACTTAATTCTTAAGTACCCATTGCATTTTAACAATTTCAACTACTTCCGCCCAGTGATATTATATAGCGAAATTCTTTATGCTTTCCATAAAAACATCATTCTTTAAAGATACTAATTAAAAAAAGGATAGCATAAACATCATAAAAAAACTCCGGATACATTACATACCCGGAGCTTCTCGCTTTATAACTAATATATTTAAAACTCTTAGATCACTGTGCCTTTTAGTGTAAGGACTTTTGGAGTACTTTCGGCACTTGTGGTTACCGTAACTGTTTTTGTAAAGCCACCTTTATTTGCAGCGTTATAAGTTGCGGTTACTTTTGCTGATTTACCAGGCAAAATCGGTTCTTTAGTATAATCTGTTGCTGTACAACCGCAAGACCCTACTACATTTGTAATCACAACAGCAGTTTTTCCGGTATTTTTAAATTCGTAAACAATTGCTTTTGGAGTTCCCTGAGGAATTTCTCCTACATCTATAGTTTCAGCTTTCCATACTACAGTTGAAGCCGCTGCTGCAGCAACTTTTGTTTCAGAATTTAATGACTTTAACGGTGCGATTGCCGAAAAAGACATTAAACCTAGTGCCAAAGCTAACATCGAAATTTTAATCATTTTCATAGCTAAATATTTTATTGGTTAATGATATTTCAAAAGTACTTCTATAGGGATCAAATCGCTGTTAACCGCTTTCAAATCTTTGTTAACGACTTGTTAATTGGTGTTTTTCACTATAAATTTGATTAATATTACACTTTAAAAAACTGTTTTCTTGAAACTCAACAAACTCAATAGCATCATTTTATTAGGCTTAGTGGCTATTATCAGTATACTGGTAACCCAGCTGCTTTGGACCAAAGAAGCTTTTACTATAGAACAAAAAAAACTCAGCCAAAAAGCACATCTCGCTTTGCTTGAAGTCGCTAAAAAACTATACGAAGGAACCAATCATGAACTTCCGGCACAAAATCCTGTTCAAAAGATTGCCAACGATTATTATATTGTAAATATTGACAATGATTTTGAACCTGATATTCTGGAATTTTACCTTAAAAGTGAGTTCAAAAAAATGAATATTACGACTGATTTTGAATATGCGATGTACAATTGTCAGAGTGACGAAATGGTCTATGGGAATTATATTTCTCTATCTGAAAAAAAGACCATCAAGCAACCGGTTTATTTTCCAAAACACAAGAACCTGGTTTATTATTTCGCCATACGTTTTCCAAATGAGACGACCTATTTGTTTAGTTCGATGCGATTCTGGTTTATACTTTCGATTGCTCTGATTCTTATTTTGTTAATTTATGTGTATTCGATTTTTACCCTTTTACAACAAAAAAAATACTCCGAACTGCAGCGTGATTTCATCAATAATATGACGCATGAATTTAAAACACCTTTATCGTCTATTCTGATTGCATCTAAATATCTGATCGAGCAAACACCTATTAAAGAAGACAAAAAACTCTATACGTACACTGACATCATTATCAACCAAAGCAACAAACTGAATGGTCATATTGAAAAGATTTTAAATGTAGCAAAATCTGATTATGCACCACTGGAATTAAAGAAGGAGACGGTTTTAGTTGTTCCGATTATTGAAGAAGTAATCCAAAACATCCTTTTAAAATATCCGGAGGCAAATATCAAAATTGAGACCTTTTCCAAAGAGTACAAAATTGAAACGGACGTTTTTCATTTCTCAAATTTAGTTTACAATTTACTTGATAATGCAGTAAAATATTGTTCCGGAAAATGCCTTATTCTAATTGGAATAACGGCCGAAAATTCGGTTTTAAAATTAGCTTTCAAAGACAACGGAGTTGGAATTTCATCTAAAAACCTTTCCTTTATCTTTGATAAATTCTACCGTGCTCAAAACGAAAAAAGCAATGAGGTAACCGGTTTTGGACTAGGTTTGTATTATGTAAAAGAAATTTGCAACTTGCACAACTGGAAAATAAAAGCGGAGAACAATTCCGAAAAAGGCATCACTATAACTTTATCAATTCCATATAAAAAATGAAACAATTCAAAATACTTTATACTGAAGACGATGAAACCCTGGCATTCCTGACCAAAGACAATCTGGAACAGAACAACTATGAAGTGAATCATTGCCGTGACGGACAAATGGGTCTCGAAAACTTTAAAAAAGAGAATTTTGACATTTGTATTCTTGATATCATGATGCCTAAGATGGATGGCTTTGAACTGGCCGCTCAGATCAGAAAATGCAACAGCGACATTCCGATTATCTTTCTTTCTGCCAAAACATTAAAGGAAGACCGCATTAAAGGATTGCGTTTGGGTGCCGATGATTATCTTGTAAAACCTTTTAGCATTGAAGAATTGCTTTTAAAAATTGAAATTTTTCTGAAGCGTTCACAGAAAAACATTTTAACTGAAAAACCGGTTTATGAGATTGGCAAATATCAATTTGACACGAGTAATTTTGTTCTTTTCAACGAAAGTGAAAAAATCAGCCTTACGCAGCGTGAAGCCGAATTATTGAAATTATTTCTTGACAATAAAAACTCTGTTTTAAAAAGAGAACAAATTCTTACCTCTCTCTGGGGAACCGATGATTATTTTATGGGACGTAGTCTGGACGTTTTTATTTCACGACTTCGTAAGATTCTAAGCAACGAAAAAGGCATTTCTATTGAGAACCTTCACGGAATTGGTTTTCGATTTACCATGTAATTTATAGGCTTAAATTCTTCCATTTTTTGTATTTTAGTACTTATTTTCTCCAATATGAAATTACATCATTTACGCAACGCCACTTTAGTTATTGAAACTGAAACCGATGTTATATTGGTTGATCCGATGTTGGGGAAAAAGAAAACGATTGCACCTTTTACTATTTTCCGTTACAAACCCAAAAGAAACCCGCTTATCGCTTTACCCAAAAACAGCAGAGATATTTTGAGTAAAGTAACCGTCTGCCTTATTACTCACTTACATCCTGACCATATCGATAAAGCGGGCGAGATTTTTTTAAGACGCAAAAGTATTCCGGTCATTTGCAGCAGCAAAGATCAAAGTGCTCTATCGAAAAGAGGCTTAAGCATCGTACAAACCTTAAACTATTGGGAACCTCAGGAATTCCTGGGAGGTAAAATAACAGGGATTCCCGCCGTTCATGGCTATGGGATTGTTGCCAAACTTATGGGAAACGTTATGGGCTTTCATATCGAATTACCCAATCAAAAATCTATTTATATCAGTTCTGATACTATTTTTACGGAACACGTACAAAAAGTCCTGATTGAGTTTAAACCCGACATTTCGGTTGTCGCCTGTGGAACTGCCAGATTAGATTTCGGTCAGCCCTTATTGATGCGAATGAACGATATTCTGAAATTTGCCGCGCTTGCTCCCGGAAGAGTATTCGCTAATCATTTGGAAGCTTTAAATCACTGTCCGACAACAAGAACAGCATTAAAACAAGCACTTCTGGACAATAATCTTTTGGATAAAGTTTCGATTCCAAATGACGGTACCTGTGTAGAATACTAACTCTTCATTTAGTACAAAGAAAAACTACAAAACCAATAATCCGAACTCACGCAAAGTATTAACGGGTTTGGAATACCAGAACAGTTCGAAATCGTCTAAATTAGTTTCAAAATCATTCTTCACTTCCTGAAAAGTGTAGTTTTTAGCATTTGAAATAGCCATTTTACTTAAAATTTGAACCAGCCATTCTCCTTCTTCTTTATTCGTCTGAATGTTGAAACTTTCTTTTTTATCATGGAAAGTAAAACTCATCATTTCCCAGCTTCTCCCTTTTTTAGATTTTGTGAAATGCTCCACAAATGGTTTTCCGCCTAACCAGACTACTTTTGCATTGGGTTTTGTATTGAAATCATTTCCTTCTTCAAGGGCATTGAAAATAAAATCGGGGTCTATTTTGGTCTTCGGGATTTTAAAATCAAACCAATCCTGCAATTCGTAATCAAAACAGATTCCATGCATAAAATTAAAAAGTGATTTCTTCAACCCAAAACTAAATTTATCGTGATTGATTCCTGTAGAATCGGTATAATCAATATCATTATTCGCAAAAGTTCCGATAGCTTCCGTTGCTTTTGTGACACCAAATTTTTCCGGATACAATCCAACCGGACTGTGGGCTGTCATCGCAAACTGGTGCCAAAATCCCGACTGCAGAATCCCCGCCTCAAATAACTGACGCACCATTTCGAGACTATCCACCGTTTCCTGAATGGTCTGAGTTGGATAACCATACATCAAATAAGCATGAACCATGATTCCGGCTTCGGTAAAATTTCGGGTTACTCTTGCAACCTGTTCTACTGTTACCCCTTTGTCAATTAACTTTAATAATCGGTCTGAGGCCACTTCTAAACCACCTGAAACGGCAATACAGCCTGAAGCTTTAAGTAATAAACACAAATCTTTCGAAAAACTTTTTTCAAATCGAATATTGGTCCACCACGTTACTGCTAGTTTCCGACGCAAAATTTCTAAAGCCAAAGCACGCATCAGTGCCGGCGGAGCTGCTTCATCTACAAAATGGAATCCATTCTGCCCTGTTTGCAGCATCATCTCTTCCATACGATCGCACAATAAATTAGCCGCGACCGGCTCGTAAACTTTTATATAATCTAATGAGATGTCACAAAAAGTACATTTTCCCCAATAACAGCCATGTGCCATAGTGAGTTTATTCCAACGTCCATCACTCCACATTCGGTGCATCGGATTCACAATTTCGATTACTGAAATGTATTTATCCAAAGGCAGATCCGAATAATCGGGAGTTCCAACCTGAGACTGTTTATAATCGTGTTTTAAAGAATTGTTTTTGTAGACTACTTCTCCGTTTTCCAGCAGAAAAGTTCTTTTGTATCGCTTCTCGACTTCGCTCGAAGGGACATCATTTGGGATTTCCAGATTAAAAATTAGTTCTTCAATTGGAACTTCTCCGTCATCCAGAGTAATAAAATCAAAAAACTCAAAAACACGTCGATCCGAAAGTGAACGCAATTCGGTATTTGGAAAACCTCCACCCATCGAAATTTTAATTTCCGGATGATATTGTTTTACCCATTGTGCACATCTGAAAGCACTATACAAATTCCCCGGAAAAGGAACGGATATCAGAAAAAAGGTAGGTTGAACCGCTTCAATTTTTTCTTTTAAAATTGAAATTAAAATAGAATCGATATAGGTTAGTTCCTGCTGTAAAGCTTCATATAATTCATCAAACGAATTGGCACTTCTCCCTAAACGTTCGGCATATCGGCTGAAACCAAAATTCTCATCAATACATTCCACAATAAAATCCGAAATATCCTCAAGATATAAGGTCGCAAGATGCTTGGCTTTATCCTGCGTTCCCATGGTTCCGAAAGCCCAGTCCAATTCTTCCAACTGTGCAAAACGGGAGGCCTCGGGCAGAAAATCTTCCTGGCAGATCTGTAAGGCCAAAGTTGGATTTTTCCCTTGCAGAAACTGAATCACTGCATCAATTGTTTTAATGTATTCGTCCTGCAGCGCAAAAATACGCTTAGCATTATCTGAAATGTCTTCCCTCAACTCCGCTCGGGAGGACAAATCTTTAAAAAGATTTTCAGAATAAAGAAACAAATCAATCAATCCTTTCTTCGAAAACAATTCCAAAATCACATCAATACCCAAATCAGCCTGAACCGATTCGATATTTTTAGTATTCAGAAAACCTTTTATATACGCTGTTGCCGGATACGGGGTATTCAGCTGTGTAAAAGGTGGTGTAATTACAAAAAGTTTTGTTTTCAAAAGGACATTATTTTTTTGCAAAAATACGGGATATTTAGAGACTTTTCAGGAAAAGATTTTATTAGTCCGGGTTTTGATTTTTTACTATTGTTTTATCGATATTTAATTACATTTGTCACTATTCAATTTATTCAGATGAAGCAACGTTTACTTTTATTTTTTTTCTTATTTACTTTTCAATTATTCTCACAAAATACAAGTCCGTCAATTGGGTTTAAAGAAAATAAAGGCCAGATTATTGATCAAAAAGGAAAACCAAATACTGCTGTAAAATACTTACTGAACACTAACGGATTAAATGTTCAGCTAAAGAAAAATGGCTTTTCATACGACGTATACGAAGTTAAGAAAACTCCCCGTCGACAAACTCCAAAAACAGCCAAAACACTTCCGCATCTAATTCCCGAAAAGGATAATGAAGAAAATCCGGAGTTTGACTTAGAATACACCTTTCACAGAATTGATATTGACTTTGTAAATTCAAACTCAAAAGTTGAATTGGTTACTGAAAAAAAATCAACCGATTTTGATAATTACTATAATATTCCCAATAAACCGGAAGGAATTACTGGCGTTTATCAATACAAACAAATTACTTATAAAAATATCTATCCAAATATTGATGTTGTTTTTACGATTCCGAATGATCCCAAAAAAGTCGTCGAATACAATTTTGTAATTCATCCAAAAGGTAAAATCTCCGACATTCAGTTAAAATTTAATGGCGCTGAAACTGACTTGATTGATAATAAAATCCAGATGAATGTTCGTTTTGGAAAAATGGAAGAAACGCTTCCTGCTAGTTGGATTGAAGATCGAGGAACTAAAAAAGAAATAACAGTTGGTTATACTAAAATTAAGAAGAATGTTTATGGATTTGATTCAACCGATCCTGTTAATGGAAAAACGATTGTTATTGACCCTGTGCCAACGAGACTTTGGGGGACTTATTATGGCGATATTCATTTTACTGACGAACCAAATTCTATTAATCTTGATCACCTAGGAAATACAATTTTTACAGGAAGCACTGAGAGTACTACTGGAATTGCAACTAGCGGTTCTTTTCAATCAGTTGCAACAACATTTCGACCTGCTTTCATTGTTAAGCTAAATTCAAATGGAGTAAGAATTTGGGGGACTTATTTGGGAGGAGCTGGAGTTCAATGTGCTAAAATTAATTCTCTGAATCAAATTTATATTGCCGGATATGCTTCCACAGGATCACTTTCAACTCCTAATACATATAAAGAAATTGCTGACGATACTGATGGTCTATTGATGAAATTCGATACTGATGGCCAAAGAATTTGGGGCACCTATTTTGGAGGAAAAGGTTTTGAGCGGATAGATGCTATTTCTATAGACAATCGTGAAAATATTATAATCGCGGGAGAAACTCATAGTTTTGAAGGAATTGCGACTCCCGGTGGATATCAAACTACATTAAGTAATTCCTCTGATTATACAGGGTTCTTTGCAAAATTCAACAAAGATGGGAGTAAACTACTTTATGGAAGTTATTTTCCTTTTGTAATAAAATGTAGTACAATAGACCAAAACGACAATGTAATTCTTGCAGGAAATCAATATTTTAGTGATTTTTATACCTATCCAAATATCGCAACGACCGGAGCATTTAAAACAACTCATAATTCTAATGATGGCTTTATAATTAAATTTAATTCCAATTTCACAAAACTTTGGTGCACCTATTATGGTGGAGATAAAACTGTCACAGACCCATCTCCCAATTCAGATATAATAAGCGGAATTGGAAGTGATAATGCAAATAACATATATATTGTTGGATCTACAACTAGTTCAAACAATATGGCCACAATCGGAGCATTTAAAACTTCTCAAAATATAGATGGTAAAGATGCCTTCATTGCAAAATTCAATACAAATGGAGAGAGACAATGGGGAACATATTTTGGCGGTGACTCCACAGCATATACTGATTTTGGCACAAACTGTTTTGTTTCATCAGAGGGGAATATATATTTAATTGGATATACAGATAACCCAACTAATATCTCTACTCCAAATTCTTTTCAAAGTATTATTAAAAGAGGACCTGATGGATATATTGCAAATTTTTCGACAAGCGGTGATTTAAACTGGAGTACTTATTATGGTGGAAAAGGAGGGGATTTTTTAAGAAGTATTGATGTTTTAGATGGAAAAATTGTCGTTTCAGGGAGAACTGTTTATGATGACTCATCAGATTTAAGTACACCAGGAACACATAAAACAAATGGTGGAGGGTTTGTTGATGTTTTTGTCGCAGAGTTCCAAGATTGCCAATTGTATACAACTACCACTAGCAACTCCCCTATTTGTATTAACAAAACCTTAGAATTAAAAGCATCAGGAGGAACCAATTACTTATGGACAGGTCCAAATGGTTTTACTTCAACAGACCAAAATCCAACAATTACAAACGCAACATCAGTAAATAGTGGAGAATATAGCTGCTTGATTACAGGAACTGGAGGCTGCGATGCTACAAAAAAGACAAATGTAGTTATTGGAGATATAGAAAAACCAATTCCTGATATTACAAATCTTCCTGTTATAAGTGGAGATTGCCATACCGTAGTAAACACAATTCCAACAGCTACGGATGTTTGTGCTGGAATTATCAACGGAACCACAACAAATCCACTATCTTATAATTTACCAGGAACTTACACCATTGTATGGAATTATAATGATGGAAGTGGAAATATCGCAACGCAAAACCAAATTGTAAAGATTATTAGTCAACCGCTTCCTGTTACAAACACACCACAAACTTTCTGTATCCAGCAAAATGCAACATTAGCCAGTATTCAAATTACAGGAAACAACATCAAATGGTATGACTCCCAGACAACCGGAGCACTTTTATCGAATACAACTTTACTTCAAAATGGGGTAACCTATTATGCAACTCAAACGATTAACGGTTGTGAAAGCGAAAGAATTCCTGTTACTATTAACATTCAAAATACGGCAGCTCCAACAGGAAATGCAAATCAGCCTTTTTGTACAGGTCAGAATCCAACGATTGCCAATATTCAAACAAATGGAAATGCCGTAAAATGGTACGATTCGCTACATAACGGTTCTCTGTTAGTCGAAACAACAAATTTAACTGACGGAAAAACCTATTATGCTTCTCAGACTATTAACGGCTGCGAAGGCCCGCGATTTGGAGTTACCGTTTCAATCGTAAATACGCCTTCTGCACCAACAGGAAATACCAATCAACAATTTTGCAAAAGCGAGAATGCAACTTTAAGTAATCTTCAAATAACCGGGCAAAATATAAAATGGTACGATACGAGTTTCTCAGCTGCTGTCTTACCAAGTACAACTTTATTGGAAAACAACAGAACCTATTACGCATCACAAACTACCGGTTGTGAAAGCGATAGAACTCCAATTTTAGTTCAGGTGCATGACACCGCTTTACCTATCGGAAATAGTAACCAACAGTTCTGTATCGATGAAAATGCTACCATTGCCAATCTTGCCATTTCTGGTTCAGCTATTAAATGGTATGATGCAGCAACGAATGGAACTATTTTACAGGCAACTTCTTTATTGCAAAACCGCATTTATTATGCTTCACAAACCTTAAATAATTGCGAAAGCGAAAGACTTGCCATCACTGTAAAAATACAGGACACCCAAAAACCAATAGCTGATTCACGACAAACTTTCTGTTTCCAACAGAACGCTTCCATAAAAGATATCAATATCATTGGGCAAAATATAAAATGGTTTGAAAGTAACGCTTCTACTGTAGCGTTATTAGAATCAACCGCACTTAAAAGTGGTATTACCTATTATGCCTCTCAAACCATTGCGAATTGTGAAAGCGACAGAATTTCAGTTGCTATAAATATTCTTGAAGCTACGAATCAAAATTGTATCCACTTCGTTGAAGAACTTCCTTTTCCTAAATTTTTTACTCCAAATAATGATGGCTATAATGATACCTGGACAATCGATTTTGGATATCTGGCACCTAACACCGTGATTCAAATATATGACCGTTACGGAAAATTCATTAAAGAACTAACTAAGGACGCCTATTGGGACGGAACGTACCTGGGTAAAAATGAACCTACTTCAGATTATTGGTTTACAGCTACTCGATCCAACGGTAAGGAATACCGAGGTCATTTTACTTTGAAACGATAAAAAAATACAAAGTCCACAAAGTTTAACGGTAAAACTCTGTGGACTTTGTATAAACTTTTGTGAGTATAACAATTGAATACTAAAACTGGTGCACTTTCTTAGAAATTACCAAAAAGGAAACCAACGAAATTAAAGCGGCACCAGTCAGATAAAAACCTACATAACTTAAACCGTAAGTACTTGCCAGCCAAATAGCGATCATTGGCGCAAATGCCGCACCAAGGATTCCCGCCAAATTAAACGTTAAGGAAGCTCCGGAGTAACGAACATTTGTTGGAAACAATTCCGACAGGAAAGTTCCTAAAGGTCCATAAGTGAATCCCATCAGTGCCATTCCGGTACAGGCAAATGTGGTAATTAGAATGATATTTCCTTTGCTTAAAAAAGAAGAAAACAAAAAACCGAAAAGTGCAATAGCTATGGTGGCAATAATTAGCATTTTACGTCGTCCGATTTTATCGGCAACTACTGCCGAAACCGGAATAAAAAGGGCAAAAAACAAAACAGAGAACAACTGAACCAATAATGCATCTCTTTTGGTAATCCCTAAATCGGAAGTGATCCAGCTTAAAGTAAAAACGGTCATCAGATAAAAAACCAAAAAGGTGGTAACAGCCGCCAATGTTCCAAAAATCAATTGATTTCGATACGATTTAATCAAAGTTAAAAAGGGAACTTTAACTTCTTCCTTTTCTTTTTTAGCATTCTCAAATGAAGGAGTTTCGGTAATTTTTGTTCGGATATAAAATCCCACAACAACCAAAAGCGAGCTTGCTATAAATGGAATTCTCCAGCCATAATCCATAAAGTTTTCATTGGTCATCATGTCTGTCAGAATTAAAAAAGTTCCGCCCGAAAGCAGCAATCCAATAGGAGCGCCCAATTGTGGAAACATTCCGTACCAGGCACGTTTATCCGGAGGTGCATTTTCGATTGCCAATAAAACAGCTCCACCCCATTCGCCTCCTAAACCTACACCTTGTCCAAATCGACACAGCATTAACAATAAAGGAGCGGCAACACCAATACTGGCATAACCGGGCAAAAATCCGATCGTAACCGTCGAAATACCCATCGTTAATAATGCGGCCACCAAAGTA
This window encodes:
- a CDS encoding MFS transporter, giving the protein MKNNPKQKNSLKHVLFGSLIGTTIEFFDFYIYANAAVLVFPQLFFPGSDPTMATLESLATFSIAFLSRPLGSAFFGHYGDKIGRKFTLVAALLTMGISTVTIGFLPGYASIGVAAPLLLMLCRFGQGVGLGGEWGGAVLLAIENAPPDKRAWYGMFPQLGAPIGLLLSGGTFLILTDMMTNENFMDYGWRIPFIASSLLVVVGFYIRTKITETPSFENAKKEKEEVKVPFLTLIKSYRNQLIFGTLAAVTTFLVFYLMTVFTLSWITSDLGITKRDALLVQLFSVLFFALFIPVSAVVADKIGRRKMLIIATIAIALFGFLFSSFLSKGNIILITTFACTGMALMGFTYGPLGTFLSELFPTNVRYSGASLTFNLAGILGAAFAPMIAIWLASTYGLSYVGFYLTGAALISLVSFLVISKKVHQF